A genomic region of Stigmatopora nigra isolate UIUO_SnigA chromosome 16, RoL_Snig_1.1, whole genome shotgun sequence contains the following coding sequences:
- the LOC144209954 gene encoding piezo-type mechanosensitive ion channel component 2-like isoform X2, with translation MSSRLLLLGFIFRLLLPLSLTAAALLRFNGFSLVYVLLLLALPLLPRPGDALDAGNGARCVTAVCVSSFLFLLFQTFFQITIVTMAPDYNCTTWQKALSQLGLVSLTGSRAASAVRVVLPDVGVLLVGLLAWRLSAKRGPQTQPRAEAERQEAHRDESGGNPVLAEVEQLLRKTGVMVANGVTAGGKVVLTLLLGLTGVVLPSLSSLPYLLSFQVACSRWSWSGGFPAPFFRCLSLMALLYSAAHFLLVYAYQLPSLQEAWLPDAPWAGALGLVPLVSVDCAAPWKMRVNPELRWFHFVSPLTLLTLYHVVAGLRRNRTLDGGEDETPGEDAAGRSTAERRRQLWRKSHDRQDYIYPPDSSGPDSPCESLAPPTQSTPLESDTPGSSFSRSDTLETCAPEDGGWGREDSEAAASSSSSAAAWAASGFLLRQSYVGALVAMMAWSITYVSWLTCALLLWSCALWMTRHRRRYTLASSPWLVAYGNLLLLLQYVFSFAGVRQVPGLFPKMDDPCRELAAKLVCLLTFWVLLRQARAEKGERRPGDSGPSAVAVHAGDPEKMEEISYREVLQMKGGVRTDALVAAVTRMFVKYWIYVCGTMFFFVSFEGKIVAYKVIYMVMFLCCVALYQLNYEKWRALLRGFWVAVVVYSMSVLFLIYTFQFPSSLHTWSYYTGLSTRRLEDLGLEKFSVPVLFTRIFIPTAFLLVCIVHLHYFHEPFLRLTDLKTVVDTHNSTITRLVHAEGSLVDVSVGGASHFFEEGLNGGATSEEEPEVEDTWRPGEEEEEEEEKEEEEEEEQVGEEEDEEEDEEEKEFPYTFEEESFSEDTAASVSWRLVVDRLSVLFLRLLLSLQRLQRLLWWLLELHIVKMVSSYMIWISVKEVCVFNLLFVACVAVALPCRAWRPPLAGVCTVWTCVVAICKMVYQLNIVQPDTFNCTTPGNSSSDVSASRLYGAPIDPAQWVGLYKYEGKLLDYLRPNLTLLALLALEVTVSRHQQLYRLRANKVPPPSRTLFHDVARRHLDRDLASCGKYFLNYFFYKFGLETCFLLAVNAIGQRMDLFAVGHALGLIGVLSRRSRKRMGRVWSKYCYFLSGLLCFQYLLCVGYPPAACKDYPWRPPTSDVDSNVVKWLFLPDHLTPPNPLFLLYDFLLALAASLQLGVFRDERDPLFRALAGDNGEPDVDHVDGGDDGAARLRLCAVPDFTLCRSYLDMLKIIIFSYMFWFVLTIIFITGTTRISIFCMGYLVACFYFLLVGGELLLKPVPSILLYWDCLIGYNVFVITMKNVLSILACGFIKSLVLKHCWLVQLFSLACTIRGYAKPEQESSKQCELPSDEAGIVWDGVCFCFLLLQRRVFRSHYFLYVVLDLQNTQLLASRGAELFQASTVKAVRARLEVEKMSMDLLKKQMERIKCRQQKFRRGKEKMLTLTQKSSRGDGREKAKGKTQGDWWRPWVNHASMVRSGDYFLFESDSQEDEEEEQMEEEEDMKKKEEDDDKSAFQFVYHAWITDSRTALRARHKKAKKPERRSEARSGQPGGGERRSTPDAAEDPEDRGEESKEDGPDTVLHRAANILRFCWVLLSALLDSLTAWLAGLCREHVAISTVLRVERCMLTQQAKQGGAPSREAIHAYYQEQMMRSSGQLGTDGGGASEEEGRRADADAEEGETRPAGSPSADRSSALALLPKGDCAECLAAAGRRRRRAKLSRTERVASSSSSDRDERGPAPDIRDAESGEEASGKSTGETGRRGRPLAEKGHLLSGCASASCLSPSRPREPTASELLKNRTFQNAELEASDAFYGNQPQLLQLCYALYNILAARSETVCYLVIVLNHVVSASCLTLVLPVLVFLWATLSVPRPSKTFWMTAIVYTEVTIVIKYFFQFGFFPFNQKLELDRSKPFHPPNILGVEKKEGYVLYDLLQLLALFYHRAILKCHGLWDQTVSPGPERNDDGRAESSPGSARGGGVGRARWSSSQVYSPTGSLNSTEELSKVELFLDKLLEMSIRCKRYCVSRCKSLYRPVSQFFQALVQPEYSAVTDVYVLMFLADTVDFIVIVFGFWAFGKHSAAADITSSLSEDQVPEAFLVMVLIQFGTMVVDRALYLRKTVLGKLVFQVILVLGIHFWMFFILPTVTERRFNHNLVAQLWYFVKCIYFGLSAYQIRSGYPTRVLGNFLTKSHNYLNLFLFQGFRLVPFLTELRAVMDWVWTDTTLSLSSWICVEDVYAHCFVLKCWRESEKRYPQPRGQKKKRVVKYGMGGLIVLLLICIVWFPLLFMSLVKSVAGVVNRPLDVSLTVTLGGFQPIFTMSAQQNQLKELTEEDFGAFVASYSYTPSALQFLEAYTHEDVTVAELQGSSNSLWTISPPSRRYLSQVLDLDHFPLTLSWTVQRNLSLGAKAELASGKHVIYLSDRTRLELIQLLNGTRALPVVIDGVLPAFLRAPSDSNAKPIEQLYPDGRYKDISLSLERTANESQEVREWWIVDQPPPGIVRLGGGSAAAATAAAKAPAADGRREAGLQLFVFSDKVSPPSLGFLAGYGIMGLYASVVLVIGKFVREFFSGISHSIMFEELPCVDRILKLCTDIFLVRETGELELEEELYAKLIFLYRSPETLIKWTRR, from the exons ATGTCGTCCAGGCTGCTCCTCTTGGGCTTTATCTTCAGGCTGCTTCTGCCGCTCAGCCTCACCGCAG CCGCCTTGCTGCGATTCAACGGCTTCTCGCTGGTCTACGTCCTGCTGCTGCTGGCGTTGCCGCTGCTGCCCCGACCCGGCGACGCCCTCGACGCAG GCAACGGCGCTCGCTGCGTCACCGCCGTTTGCGTGTCCAGTTTCCTCTTCCTGCTCTTCCAGACCTTCTTCCAGATCACCATCGTCACCATGGCGCCCGACTACAACT GCACGACCTGGCAAAAGGCCCTGAGTCAGCTGGGCTTAGTCAG TCTGACGGGAAGCCGGGCGGCGTCGGCCGTGCGGGTGGTCCTCCCGGACGTGGGGGTGCTGCTGGTGGGCCTGCTGGCGTGGAGGCTGAGCGCCAAGAGGGGCCCCCAAACGCAGCCGCGGGCGGAGGCGGAGAGGCAG GAAGCCCACCGGGACGAAAGCGGCGGGAACCCGGTCCTGGCCGAAGTGGAACAACTGCTCCGTAAGACCGGGGTGATGGTCGCCAACGGCGTGACGGCCGGGGGAAAAGTTGTCCTCACGCTTCTGCTGGGACTGACGG GCGTGGTGCTGCCGtccctctcctccctccccTACCTGCTTTCCTTTCAGGTGGCGTGCAGCCGCTGGTCTTGGAGCGGCGGCTTCCCGGCCCCCTTCTTCCGCTGTTTGTCGCTGATGGCGCTGCTTTATTCCGCCGCCCACTTTCTGCTGGTCTACGCCTACCAGCTGCCGTCGCTGCAGGAGGCGTGGCTTCCCGACGCCCCTTGGGCGGG CGCTCTGGGCCTGGTGCCTCTGGTGTCGGTGGACTGCGCCGCCCCCTGGAAGATGCGCGTCAACCCGGAACTCCGCTGGTTTCACTTTGTCAGCCCTCTGACGCTCCTGACGCTCTACCACGTGGTGGCGGGGCTGCGACGGAACCGG ACGCTGGACGGCGGCGAAGACGAGACGCCCGGCGAGGACGCGGCCGGCCGGTCGACGGCGGAGCGCCGGCGACAACTCTGGAGGAAAAGCCACGACCGCCAAGACTACATCTAC CCTCCGGATTCTTCGGGGCCGGACAGTCCCTGCGAGTCTCTGGCCCCGCCCACGCAGAGCACGCCTTTGGAGTCGGACACGCCGGGCTCCTCCTTCAGCCGTTCGG ACACGTTGGAGACGTGCGCGCCGGAAGACGGCGGCTGGGGCCGGGAGGATTCGGAAGCGgcggcgtcgtcgtcgtcgtcggcggCGGCCTGGGCGGCGTCGGGCTTCCTCCTGAGGCAGAGCTACGTGGGCGCCCTGGTGGCCATGATGGCCTGGTCCATCACCTACGTGTCGTGGCTGACGTGCGCGCTGCTGCTGTGGTCGTGCGCCCTGTGGATGACGCGCCATCGGCGGCGCTACACGCTGGCGTCTTCGCCCTGGCTGGTGGCCTACGGCAACCTCCTGCTGCTCCTGCAGTACGTCTTCAGCTTCGCCGGCGTCCGGCAGGTGCCGGGACTCTTTCCCAAAATGGACGACCCCTGCCGGGAGCTGGCCGCCAAG CTGGTGTGTCTGCTGACCTTCTGGGTGCTGCTGCGGCAGGCTCGCGCCGAGAAGGGGGAGCGGCGGCCCGGCGACTCCGGCCCGTCCGCCGTCGCCGTCCACGCCGGAG ACCCGGAGAAGATGGAGGAGATTTCCTACCGGGAGGTCCTCCAGATGAAGGGAGGCGTCCGAACGGACGCCCTGGTGGCGGCGGTGACCCGCATGTTCGTCAAATACTGGATTTACGTCTGCGGCACCATGTTCTTCTTTGTCAGTTTCGAAGGCAAGATCGTGGCCTACAAGGTCATCTACATGGTGATGTTCTTGTGCTGCGTGGCCCTCTACCAG TTGAACTACGAGAAATGGCGGGCCTTGTTGCGGGGCTTCTGGGTGGCCGTGGTGGTGTACTCCATGTCGGTCCTCTTCCTGATCTACACTTTCCAGTTCCCCTCGTCCCTCCACACCTGGAGCTACTACACCGGACTGAGCACTCGCAG GTTGGAGGATTTGGGTTTGGAAAAGTTCTCCGTTCCCGTCCTCTTTACCAGGATCTTCATCCCCACGGCTTTCCTTCTG GTGTGTATCGTTCACCTGCACTACTTCCACGAGCCTTTCCTCCGACTGACCGACCTGAAAACCGTGGTGGACACGCACAACAGCACCATCACCAG GTTGGTGCACGCCGAGGGCAGCCTCGTGGACGTGTCCGTGGGAGGAGCTTCTCACTTCTTTGAGGAGGGACTGAACGGAGGCGCCACGTCAGAAGAAGAGCCTGAGGTGGAGGATACCTGGAGACcgggtgaagaagaagaagaagaagaagaaaaagaagaagaagaagaggaggagcaaGTAGGagaggaagaagatgaagaggaggatgaggaagaaaAAGAGTTCCCGTACACTTTTGAGGAAGAGAGTTTTTCGGAAGACACGGCGGCGTCGGTGTCCTGGCGCTTGGTGGTGGACCGCCTCTCCGTCTTGTTCCTGCGACTCCTCCTGTCTCTGCAGCGACTCCAGCGCCTCCTGTGGTGGCTGCTGGAACTGCACATTGTCAAAATGGTCTCGTCCTACATGATCTGGATCTCCGTCAAGGAG GTGTGCGTGTTCAACCTTCTGTTTGTGGCCTGCGTGGCGGTGGCGCTACCTTGCCGAGCCTGGCGCCCCCCGCTGGCTGGAGTCTGCACCGTGTGGACCTGCGTGGTGGCCATTTGTAAGATGGTGTACCAGCTCAACATTGTCCAGCCGGACACTTTCAACTGCACCACG CCAGGGAACTCCAGCAGCGACGTGTCTGCCTCCAGATTGTACGGCGCTCCCATTGATCCCGCCCAGTGGGTGGGCCTTTACAAGTATGAGGGCAAACTGCTGGACTACCTGAGG cccAACCTGACGCTGCTGGCGCTGCTGGCCTTGGAGGTGACCGTTTCCAGACATCAGCAACTGTACCGCCTCCGCGCCAACAAAGTCCCGCCCCCCAGCAGGACTCTGTTCCACGACGTGGCCAGGCGTCACCTGGACCGAGATTTGGCCAGCTGCGGAAAATATTTCCTCAACTATTTCTTTTACAAGTTTGGCTTGGAG ACCTGCTTCCTGCTGGCGGTCAACGCCATCGGTCAGCGGATGGACCTGTTTGCCGTGGGCCACGCCCTGGGGCTCATCGGCGTGCTGTCCAGGCGCAGCCGGAAGCGGATGGGCCGGGTGTGGTCCAAGTACTGCTACTTCCTGTCGGGCCTCCTGTGTTTCCAGTACCTGCTGTGCGTGGGATACCCGCCGGCCGCTTGCAAAG ACTACCCGTGGCGGCCGCCCACGTCCGACGTGGACTCCAACGTGGTGAAGTGGCTCTTCCTGCCGGATCACCTGACGCCCCCGAACCCGCTCTTCCTCCTCT ACGACTTCCTGCTGGCGCTGGCCGCCTCGCTGCAGCTGGGCGTCTTCCGGGACGAGCGCGACCCGCTTTTCCGGGCGCTGGCGGGGGACAACGGCGAGCCGGACGTGGACCACGTGGACGGCGGGGACGACGGCGCCGCCAGGCTCCGCCTCTGCGCCGTGCCCGACTTCACGCTGTGCAG GTCTTACCTGGATATGCTGAAGATCATCATCTTCAGCTACATGTTCTGGTTCGTGCTCACCATCATCTTCATCACCGGAACCACCAG GATCAGCATTTTCTGTATGGGCTACCTGGTGGCGTGTTTCTACTTCCTGTTGGTGGGCGGAGAGCTGCTGCTGAAACCCGTGCCATCCATCCTGCTCTACTGGGACTGCCTGATCGGCTACAACGTCTTTGTCATCACCATGAAGAACGTCCTGTCG ATCCTGGCGTGCGGTTTCATCAAGTCGCTGGTGCTCAAGCATTGCTGGCTGGTTCAGCTCTTCAGCCTGGCCTGCACCATCCGGGGATACGCCAAGC CGGAGCAAGAGAGCAGCAAACAATGCGAACTGCCCAGCGACGAGGCGGGAATCGTCTGGGACGGCGTCTGCTTCTGCTTCCTCTTACTGCAACGCCGGGTCTTCCGGAGTCACTACTTCCTCTACGTGGTTCTGGACCTGCAAAATACGCAACTGCTGGCCTCCAG GGGGGCCGAACTTTTCCAGGCCTCCACCGTGAAGGCGGTGAGAGCCAGACTGGAGGTGGAGAAGATGTCCATGGACCTCCTGAAAAAACA GATGGAGAGGATTAAATGCCGGCAGCAGAAGTTCCGCCGAGGAAAAGAGAAAATGCTGACTTTGACCCAGAAGAGTTCCCGTGGCGACG GCCGAGAAAAGGCCAAAGGGAAAACGCAAGGGGATTGGTGGAGACCGTGGGTCAACCACGCCTCCA tgGTGAGGAGCGGCGACTACTTTCTCTTTGAGAGCGACAGCCaggaagacgaagaggaggagcagatggaggaggaggaggacatgaaaaagaaggaggaggacgacgacaaGTCAGCCTTTCAG TTTGTCTACCACGCCTGGATCACGGACTCCCGTACGGCCCTGCGAGCTCGCCACAAGAAAGCCAAGAAGCCCGAGCGGAGGAGCGAGGCCCGGTCGGGCCAGCCCGGCGGAGGAGAACGCCGATCAa CGCCCGACGCCGCCGAGGACCCGGAAGACCGCGGCGAGGAGAGCAAGGAGGACGGACCGG ATACCGTCTTGCACCGGGCCGCCAACATCCTCCGCTTCTGCTGGGTCCTGCTCTCGGCTCTGCTGGACTCGCTGACCGCTTGGCTCGCCGGACTGTGTCGCGAACACGTGGCCATCTCCACCGTCCTGCGCGTGGAGCGCTGCATGCTGACGCAACAGGCCAAGCAG GGTGGAGCGCCGTCCAGGGAGGCCATCCACGCGTACTACCAGGAACAGATGATGAGGAGCTCCGGCCAATTGGGAACAGACGGCGGCGGCGCTTCCGAGGAGGAGGGCAGGAGGGCCGACGCGGATGCGGAAGAGGGGGAGACGCGGCCGGCGGGAAGCCCGAGCGCCGACCGATCGTCGGCCTTGGCGCTCCTTCCCAAGGGGGACTGCGCCGAATGCCTGGCGGCCGCCGGACGTCGTCGCCGCCGGGCCAAATTGAGCCGGACCGAGAGGGTGGCCTCGTCTTCCTCTTCGGACCGGGACGAGCGCGG CCCGGCTCCGGACATCCGAGACGCGGAAAGTGGCGAGGAGGCCTCCGGGAAGAGCACGGGCGAGACGGGACGGCGCGGGCGGCCCTTAGCGGAGAAGGGCCATCTCCTCTCCGGCTGCGCCTCGGCTTCCTGCCTGTCGCCATCGCGTCCCCGGGAGCCGACGGCGAGCGAGCTGCTGAAGAAcag GACTTTCCAAAACGCCGAGCTGGAGGCGTCGGACGCATTCTACGGCAACCAACCGCAGTTGCTCCAGCTGTGCTACGCCTTGTACAACATCCTGGCGGCCAG GTCCGAGACGGTGTGTTACCTGGTGATCGTCTTGAACCACGTGGTGTCTGCCAGCTGCCTGACCTTGGTCCTTCCCGTCCTGGTGTTCCTGTGGGCCACGCTGTCGGTGCCGCGACCCAGCAAGACCTTCTGGATGACGGCCATCGTCTACACGGAG GTGACCATCGTGATCAAGTATTTCTTCCAGTTTGGGTTCTTTCCCTTCAACCAGAAACTAGAGTTGGACCGCTCCAAGCCCTTCCACCCACCCAACATCCTGGGGGTGGAGAAGAAGGAAGGTTACGTCCTGTACGACCTGCTGCAACTGCTGGCCCTCTTCTACCACCGCGCCATCCTGAAG TGCCACGGACTTTGGGACCAGACCGTCTCCCCCGGGCCCGAACGCAACGACGACGGGCGAGCAGAATCGAGCCCGGGTTCGGCGCGCGGCGGAGGCGTCGGGCGGGCCCGATGGAGCTCCTCCCAGGTGTACTCGCCCACAG GCAGCCTGAATTCTACAGAAGAGCTGAGTAAGGTGGAGTTGTTCCTGGACAAACTGCTGGAAATGTCCATCCGCTGCAAGCGCTACTGCGTCAGCAG GTGCAAGTCCCTCTACCGTCCGGTCAGTCAGTTCTTCCAAGCCCTGGTCCAACCGGAATACAGCGCCGTCACGGACGTTTACGTCCTCATGTTCCTGGCGGACACCGTGGACTTTATCGTCATCGTCTTTGGCTTCTGGGCCTTCGGG AAACACTCGGCGGCGGCCGACATCACTTCCTCGCTCTCGGAGGACCAAGTTCCCGAAGCCTTCCTGGTGATGGTTCTGATCCAGTTCG GTACCATGGTCGTGGACCGAGCGCTGTATCTGAGAAAGACGGTGCTGGGAAAGTTGGTCTTCCAAGTCATCTTGGTGTTGGGAATCCACTTTTGGATGTTTTTCATCCTGCCCACGGTGACGGAAAG ACGCTTCAACCACAACTTGGTGGCTCAGCTGTGGTACTTTgtcaaatgcatttactttggCCTGTCGGCGTATCAGATTCGCTCGGGTTATCCCACGCGGGTTCTGGGCAACTTTCTGACCAAGAGCCACAACTACCTCAACCTCTTCCTGTTCCAGGG TTTCCGTCTAGTTCCTTTCCTCACCGAGCTGCGGGCAGTGATGGACTGGGTTTGGACCGACACCACCTTGTCTCTGTCCTCCTGGATCTGCGTGGAAGACGTCTACGCCCACTGCTTCGTCTTAAAGTGTTGGCGGGAGTCGGAGAAG AGGTACCCCCAGCCTCGCGGGCAGAAGAAGAAACGGGTGGTCAAGTACGGCATGGGAGGCTTGATCGTTCTGCTGCTCATCTGCATCGTCTGGTTCCCGCTGCTCTTCATGTCCCTGGTCAAGTCGGTGGCCGGGGTGGTCAACCGACCGCTGGACGTTTCCCTGACCGTCACCCTCGGCGGATTCCAG CCCATCTTCACCATGAGCGCGCAACAAAACCAGCTGAAAGAGCTGACGGAAGAGGACTTTGGAGCCTTCGTGGCTTCCTACAGTTACACCCCG AGCGCCCTGCAGTTTCTGGAAGCCTACACTCACGAGGACGTGACGGTGGCCGAGCTGCAGGGGAGCAGCAACTCCCTGTGGACCATCAGTCCGCCCAGTAGACGCTACCTGAGCCAGGTGCTGGACCTGGACCACTTTCCCCTGACCTTGTCCTGGACCGTTCAGAG GAACTTAAGTCTGGGGGCCAAGGCGGAGCTGGCCTCGGGGAAACACGTGATCTACCTGAGCGATCGCACCCGATTGGAACTGATCCAGCTGCTGAACGGAACCAGGGCCCTCCCCGT GGTGATCGACGGCGTGTTGCCGGCGTTCCTGCGAGCTCCCAGCGATTCCAACGCCAAGCCCATTGAGCAGCTGTACCCAG ACGGCCGCTACAAAGACATCTCCTTGTCCCTGGAGCGAACGGCCAACGAGAGCCAAGAGGTGCGGGAATGGTGGATCGTCGACCAACCGCCTCCCGGCATCGTACGTCTGGGAGGGGgttcggcggcggcggcgacagcGGCGGCGAAAGCGCCGGCGGCGGACGGCAGGAGAGAGGCGGGGCTCCAGCTCTTTGTCTTCAGCGACAAAGTCAGTCCGCCCAGTCTGGGCTTCCTGGCCGGATACGG GATCATGGGATTGTACGCTTCGGTGGTGTTGGTCATCGGCAAGTTTGTGCGTGAATTTTTCAGCGGGATCAGTCACTCCATCATGTTCGAGGAGCTGCCCTGCGTGGACCGCATCCTCAAACTCTGCACCGACATCTTCCTG GTACGAGAGACGGGCGAACTGGAGCTGGAAGAGGAGCTTTACGCCAAACTCATCTTCTTGTACCGCTCGCCGGAGACTTTGATCAAGTGGACCAGGCGCTGA